A single genomic interval of Octopus bimaculoides isolate UCB-OBI-ISO-001 chromosome 10, ASM119413v2, whole genome shotgun sequence harbors:
- the LOC106883914 gene encoding DDB1- and CUL4-associated factor 6 isoform X2, with protein sequence MQFYVIFTIILVNTICWNDTGQYILSGSDDQYLVVTNPFDGKKVASIRSGHRANIFSAKFLPNSHDKEVISCSGDGKIFYTRVDREDTYGTHCFDCHFGTTYEVVVVPNEASTFLSCGEDCTVRWFDLRMKNKCHKDDCRDDVMLFCQRAVTSMAINPMVPYELGIALSDSTVLMFDRRMLGTRATGNYTNKFTTGLTCRFSASTLKNRNYRITSLCYSPDGKEMLVSYSSEYIYLFKTRGDEGRSTCLMSEGLSCDNGNRQPPIKRLRLRGDWSDTGPNARPERERQSGEGQQSPRTTIMQRMSDMLTRWLDGSLRNNNENDQPASGLTEGDSTNNPTESGGEMLATTSTSMPASASTASTSSDRAAEGQRDMTCEGSPAAAPLVEGDLGQMPAKVMQVIRDNINPFRSLESPSAASASTDVSNNQETSLKTGKTTRADKSTLQSPLCLKPNNSTECRSPNPTSKASDQFSLNTPVSVLPSKLSLISTNDSNNDAKNQLWGSLEKENHPEQTSENNFISLPNSSKSNLPISESREAVTPGHVFADDTGAFEADGQNESSSGLSNKLNTSLNSIDEQQQPHISREDHPSPSSLSISNLSTFFSSSVSLPSPSTHTTTATSTTTTATTSNTTTTTSTTTIITTASNSIATTTTTTTTTHSTTAQMSSVSSMESSSSTSLSPLQSYLQPVRIEPVISLHYETEGTSSSTIRVGFAAFENLEAGILERSAENASLSQLNTSTMPGQLGVAASDNSGSTSMEIEKPSGTKELNATSSVNHESPASLSSHFCNQAQVVTNSDPPAPSLFGSCEVRTEDVDDCDPLPKCDIKQTAEPIPLASGEDSCSMSFETETEVNDSKSSSHTTCGQLEKQGENSADLLASQNPVCNNEGMLVSTDSDSKDHSMRLSTGNNDSDQACGSSSNFPTATTSAENVTNEEESSDEEFVFRPSQSGSSTRCDGGNSSGSSSSETKRNIAKAKLQEYYRRKKEERLKEEQEAMNRVFQASIKTKFKGHRNARTMIKEANFWSDQFVMSGSDCGHIFFWDRYTGRLAMLLEADRHVVNCLQPHPFYPILASSGIDYDIKIWQPLEEHPNFDEVKAEEIMHRNEIMLDETRDTITVPAAFMLRVLASLNQIRSGRASGREDQNSSRRDTGDSESEE encoded by the exons TTTACCATTATTTTG gTAAACACGATATGTTGGAATGATACTGGACAATATATTCTGTCAGGTTCCGATGATCAATATTTGGTTGTTACCAATCCCTTTGATGGTAAA AAAGTGGCATCCATCCGATCAGGTCACCGAGCCAACATCTTTAGTGCAAAGTTTTTACCAAATTCTCATGACAAAGAG GTGATCTCTTGTTCAGGTGATGGGAAAATTTTCTACACCCGTGTCGACCGAGAAGACACTTATGGCACCCATTGCTTTGACTGTCACTTTGGTACCACTTATGAG GTTGTGGTTGTCCCCAATGAAGCTTCCACCTTCCTCTCTTGTGGAGAAGACTGCACTGTTCGATGGTTTGACCTTCGTATGAAAAACAAGTGCCATAAAGATGATTGCCGAGAT GATGTTATGTTATTTTGTCAACGTGCTGTAACATCAATGGCTATCAACCCCATGGTCCCTTATGAGCTGGGTATAGCCTTGTCTGATAGCACAGTGCTGATGTTTGACCGCAGGATGTTGGGAACCAGAGCTACCG GAAACTACACAAACAAATTCACCACGGGGTTAACCTGTAGGTTCTCAGCTTCTACCCTGAAAAACCGAAACTATCGCATCACATCCCTCTGTTATAGTCCAGACGGCAAGGAGATGCTTGTTAGTTATTCCTCTgagtacatttatttattcaagacTAGG GGTGATGAAGGGAGAAGTACTTGTTTGATGTCTGAAGGTCTCTCCTGTGACAACGGGAACAGGCAGCCGCCCATTAAGAGGTTACGTCTACGTGGTGATTGGTCAGACACTGGGCCAAATGCAAGGCCAGAAAGAGAACGGCAATCTGGCGAAG GTCAACAAAGTCCTCGTACAACTATAATGCAGAGAATGTCTGATATGTTGACTCGCTGGTTGGATGGAAGTCTCCGGAACAACAATGAAAACGACCAGCCTGCCAGTGGCTTGACTGAAGGGGATTCCACTAACAATCCTACTGAATCTGGGGGTGAAATGTTAGCCACAACATCAACATCCATGCCAGCTTCGGCGTCAACGGCATCGACTTCATCTGACCGTGCTGCAGAAGGGCAAAGAGACATGACTTGCGAAGGGTCCCCTGCTGCAGCCCCTCTTGTTGAAGGTGATCTCGGTCAGATGCCAGCAAAAGTGATGCAAGTAATAAGGGATAATATTAACCCTTTCCGGTCATTGGAATCTCCCTCAGCTGCTTCTGCTTCCACTGATGTCTCCAATAATCAGGAGACTTCTTTAAAAACTGGGAAAACTACAAGAGCAGACAAAAGCACTTTACAATCTCCTCTCTGTCTGAAACCTAACAATTCTACGGAATGTCGCTCCCCTAATCCTACCTCAAAAGCTAGTGATCAGTTCTCTTTAAACACTCCTGTGTCAGTGTTACCTTCCAAGCTCTCTTTAATCTCCACTAACGATAGCAATAATGATGCCAAGAACCAGCTGTGGGGTTCTTTGGAGAAAGAAAACCATCCAGAACAAActtctgaaaataattttataagttTACCAAATTCTAGTAAAAGTAATTTACCAATATCTGAAAGCCGAGAAGCAGTGACGCCAGGTCATGTTTTCGCTGATGATACTGGAGCTTTTGAAGCTGATGGACAGAATGAAAGTTCTTCTGGACTTTCTAACAAGTTAAATACTTCTTTAAACTCTATTGATGAACAACAACAGCCTCACATAAGCCGAGAGGATCATCCTTCTCCTTCGTCTTTATCTATATCTAATTTATCTAcgtttttctcttcttcagtttctttgccttctccttcCACCCACACCACAACTGCCAcatccaccacaaccactgctaccacctcaaatacaactactactacttccaccaccaccatcatcaccactgccagcaactccattgccaccaccaccaccaccaccaccaccactcattcAACAACAGCACAGATGTCTTCTGTTTCTTCAATGGAATCGTCGTCTAGTACGTCCCTCTCCCCACTCCAATCCTATCTTCAACCTGTTCGCATAGAGCCTGTGATAAGTCTTCATTATGAAACGGAAGGAACCTCGAGTAGCACCATTCGCGTTGGGTTTGCTGCATTTGAAAACCTGGAAGCTGGCATTCTGGAAAGAAGTGCCGAGAATGCATCCCTAAGCCAGCTAAACACTTCGACCATGCCCGGCCAACTGGGTGTGGCAGCCTCTGATAACTCCGGTTCCACTTCAATGGAAATTGAAAAACCTAGTGGAACTAAAGAGTTGAATGCTACGTCTTCAGTGAACCATGAATCTCCTGCAAGTCTTTCATCACATTTTTGTAACCAAGCTCAAGTTGTTACTAACAGTGACCCTCCAGCACCATCTTTGTTTGGGAGTTGTGAGGTGAGGACTGAAGACGTCGATGACTGTGATCCTCTTCCAAAATGTGATATTAAACAAACAGCAGAACCAATTCCTCTCGCAAGTGGGGAGGACAGTTGTTCCATGTCCTTTGAAACTGAGACAGAAGTAAATGACAGCAAGAGCTCTTCCCACACGACATGTGGCCAGCTGGAGAAGCAGGGTGAGAACTCCGCTGATCTGCTGGCTTCTCAAAATCCTGTTTGCAACAATGAAGGAATGCTCGTTTCTACTGACTCCGATTCTAAAGACCATTCAATGAGACTTTCCACCGGCAATAATGATTCAG atCAAGCTTGCGGAAGTTCTAGCAACTTCCCCACAGCAACAACTTCAGCTGAGAACGTTACCAACGAAGAAGAGAGCAGTGATGAAGAGTTTGTGTTCAGACCAAGTCAGAGTGGGAGTAGCACACGATG TGATGGCGGCAACAGCAGCGGAAGCAGCAGCAGTGAAACGAAACGAAATATTGCCAAAGCAAAACTTCAAGAATATTACCGACGAAAGAAGGAAGAACGACtcaaagaagaacaagaagcaaTGAACAGGGTATTTCAAGCATCGATAAAGACCAAATTCAAGGGTCATCGAAATGCAAGAACTATG ATCAAAGAAGCTAATTTCTGGAGTGATCAATTTGTAATGAGTGGGTCAGATTGTGGCCATATCTTCTTCTGGGATCGTTACACTGGACGTCTGGCGATGTTATTAGAGGCTGACCGTCATGTGGTCAACTGTCTGCAGCCCCATCCATTTTATCCAA TTTTAGCATCAAGTGGCATAGACTATGACATCAAGATCTGGCAGCCTTTGGAAGAACATCCAAATTTTGATGAAGTTAAAGCCGAAGAG attatgcATCGGAATGAAATAATGTTGGATGAAACGCGAGACACAATAACGGTACCAGCTGCATTTATGCTGCGTGTTTTGGCATCTCTCAACCAAATTCGTTCTG GTCGAGCATCAGGACGAGAAGATCAAAATTCTTCACGAAGAGATACTGGTGATAGCGAGAGTgaagaataa
- the LOC106883914 gene encoding DDB1- and CUL4-associated factor 6 isoform X1, protein MRSSSGGGGGGMFLPLQHRPLGSWHQVKLYNACKANLEFIQRLKLERKLEFHSGCVNTICWNDTGQYILSGSDDQYLVVTNPFDGKKVASIRSGHRANIFSAKFLPNSHDKEVISCSGDGKIFYTRVDREDTYGTHCFDCHFGTTYEVVVVPNEASTFLSCGEDCTVRWFDLRMKNKCHKDDCRDDVMLFCQRAVTSMAINPMVPYELGIALSDSTVLMFDRRMLGTRATGNYTNKFTTGLTCRFSASTLKNRNYRITSLCYSPDGKEMLVSYSSEYIYLFKTRGDEGRSTCLMSEGLSCDNGNRQPPIKRLRLRGDWSDTGPNARPERERQSGEGQQSPRTTIMQRMSDMLTRWLDGSLRNNNENDQPASGLTEGDSTNNPTESGGEMLATTSTSMPASASTASTSSDRAAEGQRDMTCEGSPAAAPLVEGDLGQMPAKVMQVIRDNINPFRSLESPSAASASTDVSNNQETSLKTGKTTRADKSTLQSPLCLKPNNSTECRSPNPTSKASDQFSLNTPVSVLPSKLSLISTNDSNNDAKNQLWGSLEKENHPEQTSENNFISLPNSSKSNLPISESREAVTPGHVFADDTGAFEADGQNESSSGLSNKLNTSLNSIDEQQQPHISREDHPSPSSLSISNLSTFFSSSVSLPSPSTHTTTATSTTTTATTSNTTTTTSTTTIITTASNSIATTTTTTTTTHSTTAQMSSVSSMESSSSTSLSPLQSYLQPVRIEPVISLHYETEGTSSSTIRVGFAAFENLEAGILERSAENASLSQLNTSTMPGQLGVAASDNSGSTSMEIEKPSGTKELNATSSVNHESPASLSSHFCNQAQVVTNSDPPAPSLFGSCEVRTEDVDDCDPLPKCDIKQTAEPIPLASGEDSCSMSFETETEVNDSKSSSHTTCGQLEKQGENSADLLASQNPVCNNEGMLVSTDSDSKDHSMRLSTGNNDSDQACGSSSNFPTATTSAENVTNEEESSDEEFVFRPSQSGSSTRCDGGNSSGSSSSETKRNIAKAKLQEYYRRKKEERLKEEQEAMNRVFQASIKTKFKGHRNARTMIKEANFWSDQFVMSGSDCGHIFFWDRYTGRLAMLLEADRHVVNCLQPHPFYPILASSGIDYDIKIWQPLEEHPNFDEVKAEEIMHRNEIMLDETRDTITVPAAFMLRVLASLNQIRSGRASGREDQNSSRRDTGDSESEE, encoded by the exons gTAAACACGATATGTTGGAATGATACTGGACAATATATTCTGTCAGGTTCCGATGATCAATATTTGGTTGTTACCAATCCCTTTGATGGTAAA AAAGTGGCATCCATCCGATCAGGTCACCGAGCCAACATCTTTAGTGCAAAGTTTTTACCAAATTCTCATGACAAAGAG GTGATCTCTTGTTCAGGTGATGGGAAAATTTTCTACACCCGTGTCGACCGAGAAGACACTTATGGCACCCATTGCTTTGACTGTCACTTTGGTACCACTTATGAG GTTGTGGTTGTCCCCAATGAAGCTTCCACCTTCCTCTCTTGTGGAGAAGACTGCACTGTTCGATGGTTTGACCTTCGTATGAAAAACAAGTGCCATAAAGATGATTGCCGAGAT GATGTTATGTTATTTTGTCAACGTGCTGTAACATCAATGGCTATCAACCCCATGGTCCCTTATGAGCTGGGTATAGCCTTGTCTGATAGCACAGTGCTGATGTTTGACCGCAGGATGTTGGGAACCAGAGCTACCG GAAACTACACAAACAAATTCACCACGGGGTTAACCTGTAGGTTCTCAGCTTCTACCCTGAAAAACCGAAACTATCGCATCACATCCCTCTGTTATAGTCCAGACGGCAAGGAGATGCTTGTTAGTTATTCCTCTgagtacatttatttattcaagacTAGG GGTGATGAAGGGAGAAGTACTTGTTTGATGTCTGAAGGTCTCTCCTGTGACAACGGGAACAGGCAGCCGCCCATTAAGAGGTTACGTCTACGTGGTGATTGGTCAGACACTGGGCCAAATGCAAGGCCAGAAAGAGAACGGCAATCTGGCGAAG GTCAACAAAGTCCTCGTACAACTATAATGCAGAGAATGTCTGATATGTTGACTCGCTGGTTGGATGGAAGTCTCCGGAACAACAATGAAAACGACCAGCCTGCCAGTGGCTTGACTGAAGGGGATTCCACTAACAATCCTACTGAATCTGGGGGTGAAATGTTAGCCACAACATCAACATCCATGCCAGCTTCGGCGTCAACGGCATCGACTTCATCTGACCGTGCTGCAGAAGGGCAAAGAGACATGACTTGCGAAGGGTCCCCTGCTGCAGCCCCTCTTGTTGAAGGTGATCTCGGTCAGATGCCAGCAAAAGTGATGCAAGTAATAAGGGATAATATTAACCCTTTCCGGTCATTGGAATCTCCCTCAGCTGCTTCTGCTTCCACTGATGTCTCCAATAATCAGGAGACTTCTTTAAAAACTGGGAAAACTACAAGAGCAGACAAAAGCACTTTACAATCTCCTCTCTGTCTGAAACCTAACAATTCTACGGAATGTCGCTCCCCTAATCCTACCTCAAAAGCTAGTGATCAGTTCTCTTTAAACACTCCTGTGTCAGTGTTACCTTCCAAGCTCTCTTTAATCTCCACTAACGATAGCAATAATGATGCCAAGAACCAGCTGTGGGGTTCTTTGGAGAAAGAAAACCATCCAGAACAAActtctgaaaataattttataagttTACCAAATTCTAGTAAAAGTAATTTACCAATATCTGAAAGCCGAGAAGCAGTGACGCCAGGTCATGTTTTCGCTGATGATACTGGAGCTTTTGAAGCTGATGGACAGAATGAAAGTTCTTCTGGACTTTCTAACAAGTTAAATACTTCTTTAAACTCTATTGATGAACAACAACAGCCTCACATAAGCCGAGAGGATCATCCTTCTCCTTCGTCTTTATCTATATCTAATTTATCTAcgtttttctcttcttcagtttctttgccttctccttcCACCCACACCACAACTGCCAcatccaccacaaccactgctaccacctcaaatacaactactactacttccaccaccaccatcatcaccactgccagcaactccattgccaccaccaccaccaccaccaccaccactcattcAACAACAGCACAGATGTCTTCTGTTTCTTCAATGGAATCGTCGTCTAGTACGTCCCTCTCCCCACTCCAATCCTATCTTCAACCTGTTCGCATAGAGCCTGTGATAAGTCTTCATTATGAAACGGAAGGAACCTCGAGTAGCACCATTCGCGTTGGGTTTGCTGCATTTGAAAACCTGGAAGCTGGCATTCTGGAAAGAAGTGCCGAGAATGCATCCCTAAGCCAGCTAAACACTTCGACCATGCCCGGCCAACTGGGTGTGGCAGCCTCTGATAACTCCGGTTCCACTTCAATGGAAATTGAAAAACCTAGTGGAACTAAAGAGTTGAATGCTACGTCTTCAGTGAACCATGAATCTCCTGCAAGTCTTTCATCACATTTTTGTAACCAAGCTCAAGTTGTTACTAACAGTGACCCTCCAGCACCATCTTTGTTTGGGAGTTGTGAGGTGAGGACTGAAGACGTCGATGACTGTGATCCTCTTCCAAAATGTGATATTAAACAAACAGCAGAACCAATTCCTCTCGCAAGTGGGGAGGACAGTTGTTCCATGTCCTTTGAAACTGAGACAGAAGTAAATGACAGCAAGAGCTCTTCCCACACGACATGTGGCCAGCTGGAGAAGCAGGGTGAGAACTCCGCTGATCTGCTGGCTTCTCAAAATCCTGTTTGCAACAATGAAGGAATGCTCGTTTCTACTGACTCCGATTCTAAAGACCATTCAATGAGACTTTCCACCGGCAATAATGATTCAG atCAAGCTTGCGGAAGTTCTAGCAACTTCCCCACAGCAACAACTTCAGCTGAGAACGTTACCAACGAAGAAGAGAGCAGTGATGAAGAGTTTGTGTTCAGACCAAGTCAGAGTGGGAGTAGCACACGATG TGATGGCGGCAACAGCAGCGGAAGCAGCAGCAGTGAAACGAAACGAAATATTGCCAAAGCAAAACTTCAAGAATATTACCGACGAAAGAAGGAAGAACGACtcaaagaagaacaagaagcaaTGAACAGGGTATTTCAAGCATCGATAAAGACCAAATTCAAGGGTCATCGAAATGCAAGAACTATG ATCAAAGAAGCTAATTTCTGGAGTGATCAATTTGTAATGAGTGGGTCAGATTGTGGCCATATCTTCTTCTGGGATCGTTACACTGGACGTCTGGCGATGTTATTAGAGGCTGACCGTCATGTGGTCAACTGTCTGCAGCCCCATCCATTTTATCCAA TTTTAGCATCAAGTGGCATAGACTATGACATCAAGATCTGGCAGCCTTTGGAAGAACATCCAAATTTTGATGAAGTTAAAGCCGAAGAG attatgcATCGGAATGAAATAATGTTGGATGAAACGCGAGACACAATAACGGTACCAGCTGCATTTATGCTGCGTGTTTTGGCATCTCTCAACCAAATTCGTTCTG GTCGAGCATCAGGACGAGAAGATCAAAATTCTTCACGAAGAGATACTGGTGATAGCGAGAGTgaagaataa